Proteins from a genomic interval of Methanofollis formosanus:
- the porA gene encoding pyruvate synthase subunit PorA translates to MMEILEGSHAVAEAVKRCRPEVIAAYPITPQTHIVEALASMVADCELDADYICVESEFSALSACLGASAAGSRVYSATTSQGLALMFEVCFNVAGMRQPVVMTIANRAMGAPLNIWNDQQDSISLRDAGWMQFYAEDNQEANDLHYIAYKVAEDHDVLLPAMVCFDGFILTHTYEPVDIPTLEEVDAFLPPYKPVNILDAKNPMSLGMYATPDYYMEFRYEVEEAMKRARKVFADVGAEFGETFGRDYSGLVEGYRLEDAEIALVAMGSICGTVKDAIDEMREEGKKVGLLKIRSFRPFPSEEIKAALAGVSKVAVLDKNISLGQKGAVALEVKDALYGTGTEVLDYIVALGGRDIRKRDIRAVADLAEKGIGDQFYGLRTEVL, encoded by the coding sequence ATGATGGAAATTCTTGAAGGCTCCCACGCGGTCGCCGAGGCCGTGAAGCGCTGCCGCCCCGAAGTGATCGCTGCCTATCCGATCACCCCCCAGACCCATATCGTCGAGGCGCTCGCGAGCATGGTCGCAGACTGTGAACTCGACGCCGACTATATCTGTGTTGAGAGCGAGTTCTCCGCCCTCTCCGCCTGTCTTGGTGCGAGTGCCGCGGGTTCCAGGGTCTACTCCGCGACCACCTCCCAGGGGCTGGCCCTGATGTTCGAGGTCTGCTTCAATGTTGCCGGGATGCGCCAGCCGGTCGTGATGACCATCGCCAACCGTGCGATGGGTGCACCCCTCAACATCTGGAACGACCAGCAGGACTCGATCTCCCTGCGCGACGCAGGCTGGATGCAGTTCTATGCCGAGGACAACCAGGAGGCGAACGACCTCCACTATATTGCCTACAAGGTGGCCGAAGACCACGACGTCCTCCTGCCTGCGATGGTCTGTTTCGACGGGTTCATCCTGACCCACACCTACGAACCGGTGGACATCCCCACCCTGGAGGAGGTCGACGCTTTCCTCCCGCCCTACAAGCCGGTGAACATCCTGGACGCGAAGAACCCGATGTCGCTGGGGATGTATGCGACCCCTGACTACTACATGGAGTTCAGGTACGAGGTCGAAGAAGCGATGAAGCGGGCGCGGAAAGTCTTTGCCGATGTCGGCGCCGAGTTTGGCGAGACCTTCGGGCGCGACTACTCCGGGCTGGTCGAGGGCTACCGTCTTGAGGACGCGGAGATCGCATTGGTGGCGATGGGCTCGATCTGCGGGACGGTCAAGGACGCGATCGACGAGATGCGTGAGGAAGGGAAGAAGGTCGGTCTCCTGAAGATCCGGAGTTTCAGGCCGTTCCCGTCTGAAGAAATAAAGGCAGCTCTCGCTGGTGTCTCGAAGGTGGCGGTGCTGGACAAGAACATCTCGCTCGGGCAGAAGGGTGCGGTCGCCCTCGAGGTGAAGGACGCCCTCTACGGCACCGGGACCGAGGTGCTCGACTACATCGTTGCCCTGGGCGGGCGCGACATCAGAAAACGCGATATCCGGGCGGTCGCCGACCTTGCGGAGAAGGGGATCGGCGACCAGTTCTATGGGCTGAGGACGGAGGTGCTCTAA
- a CDS encoding thiamine pyrophosphate-dependent enzyme: MDRESELFQCGHRACGGCGPALAAKLILKGTGPNTIVVASTGCMEVFSTPYPETAWGVPWIHSLFENAAAVASGIESSLKKQGRDEHVVCICGDGATFDIGVLCISGAFERGHDITYICYDNEAYMNTGIQRSGATPYDANTTTSPAGKCSTGNKRPKKDMPAILAAHGASYVATASMAYPNDLIRKVQRAVNTPGPNYIQVHAPCCTGWGFDGSQTMKIGRLAVETGLWVNFEMIDGEVEHVRKVANRKPVEEYLEVQKRFRHLFRPKKNEEEIAKIQAIADHNAGAFAVDRN; this comes from the coding sequence ATGGACCGGGAATCTGAACTCTTCCAGTGCGGCCACCGCGCCTGCGGCGGCTGTGGGCCTGCCCTGGCCGCAAAACTCATTCTGAAGGGCACGGGTCCGAACACGATCGTGGTGGCCTCGACCGGGTGCATGGAGGTCTTCTCGACCCCGTATCCGGAGACGGCCTGGGGCGTGCCGTGGATCCACTCGCTCTTCGAGAACGCCGCGGCGGTGGCCTCGGGGATCGAGTCCTCCCTCAAGAAGCAGGGACGCGACGAGCATGTCGTCTGCATCTGCGGCGACGGCGCCACCTTCGATATCGGGGTGCTCTGCATCTCGGGTGCCTTCGAGCGGGGGCACGACATCACCTACATCTGCTACGACAACGAGGCCTACATGAACACCGGCATCCAGCGCTCGGGTGCGACGCCGTACGACGCCAACACCACCACGAGCCCAGCCGGCAAGTGCTCCACCGGGAACAAGCGGCCCAAGAAGGATATGCCCGCCATCCTGGCCGCTCATGGGGCGAGTTATGTGGCGACGGCCTCGATGGCCTACCCCAACGACCTGATCAGGAAGGTGCAGCGTGCGGTGAACACTCCCGGCCCCAACTACATCCAGGTCCATGCGCCGTGCTGCACGGGCTGGGGCTTCGACGGTTCGCAGACGATGAAGATCGGTCGTCTCGCCGTCGAGACCGGACTCTGGGTGAACTTCGAGATGATCGACGGCGAGGTGGAGCATGTGAGGAAGGTCGCAAACCGCAAGCCGGTCGAGGAGTACCTCGAGGTCCAGAAGCGGTTCCGCCACCTCTTCAGGCCGAAGAAGAACGAGGAAGAGATCGCCAAGATCCAGGCGATCGCCGACCACAACGCCGGGGCGTTCGCGGTCGACCGGAACTAA